A region from the Pelobates fuscus isolate aPelFus1 chromosome 3, aPelFus1.pri, whole genome shotgun sequence genome encodes:
- the LOC134600832 gene encoding uncharacterized protein LOC134600832, with protein sequence MKLFLSFTILCCVWICYSDLRPENNNAWQENIWLQIAKVFNLTSFCLNPLLSTENAIESYLIAVPTPISLLRKYLHTHRPHKSLQLYSYAFNPLVGKPPLALKTINVTGAELCWSFSCSCSRDPNTESLFCPTWWENTTNCRALSTTMNCTQTHQVMSYYYNVYLPKGWTFFCGNITYAYVPGNITGGPCAISRLTMTMFSKSDLITKTTQLHKLLRDRRDVKNTLTADCNPEITLLSKVKYSALAYTLVEVPGLALYNTRVVNAVACSLAKGLNATSQALEELLMDNQANKKAILENRAAIDYLLMKHDLGCEVYVLF encoded by the exons ATGAAGCTGTTCTTATCCTTTACCATTTTATGCTGTGTTTggatatgctactctgacttgagaccagaaaataataatgcatggcaggaaaatatatggttgcagatagcaaaggtttttaatttaacctccttttgcctcaaccctctcctcagtactgaaaacgccatagaatcttatcttatagctgtccctacccccatctcactgttgaggaagtacctacatacACATAGACCCCATAAATCTCTACAACTATATTCTTATGCCTTCAACCCACTGGTAGGCAAGCCTCCTCTAGccctgaagacaattaatgtgacaggcgctgaactatgttggtctttttcatgtagttgttcaagagaccctaatactgaatccctgttttgccccacatggtgggaaaataccacgaattgtagagccctgagcaccactatgaattgtacccaaactcaccaagttatgagttactactacaatgtctatcttcctaaaggatggactttcttctgtggaaatattacttatgcttatgtcccaggtaacattacaggaggtcctTGTGCAATCTCTCgcctaaccatgaccatgttttccaaatctgacctgatcactaaaaccacccagctacacaaactgctgagagacaggagagatgttaaaaacacccttactgcagattgtaaccctgaaatcactctcttatcGAAAGTCAAATACTCTGCCCTAGCGTACACCTTGGTAGAagtcccaggcttagcactgtataatacccgagtagttaatgctgtagcctgttcccttgcaaaaggtttaaatgccacttcacaggccctagaagagctacttatggacaaccaggcaaataagaaggcaatccttgagaatagagcagccattgactacttactaatgaaacatgacttaggctgtgaag tatatgtgctgttttaa